The proteins below come from a single Plantactinospora sp. KBS50 genomic window:
- a CDS encoding class I SAM-dependent methyltransferase, whose translation MGRTATYDEIADWYETSFMTDQRAAGDPLGIAAALETLLGPGSGGCLEIGCGGGVHAAQVRGLGRTPLGVDLSAGMLRYARSRLPAVRGDATRLPVRDGALPAVIAVMVHTDMPDYPQVLREAARVLAPGGVFVHVGVHPCFCGGFADRADPDAVVIRRGYLDAHWTTQSWTANGVRDKVGASHWPLPELLGAVLDAGLTLQRLVEGGTPTPTVLALRARKPT comes from the coding sequence ATGGGACGAACGGCGACGTACGACGAGATAGCCGACTGGTACGAGACCTCGTTCATGACCGACCAGCGCGCGGCCGGCGATCCGCTCGGGATCGCCGCGGCCCTGGAGACCCTGCTCGGACCCGGCTCGGGCGGCTGCCTGGAGATCGGGTGCGGCGGCGGGGTGCACGCGGCGCAGGTCCGCGGGCTCGGGCGGACCCCGCTCGGGGTCGACCTGTCCGCGGGCATGCTGCGGTACGCCCGGAGCCGGCTGCCCGCGGTACGCGGCGACGCCACCCGGTTGCCCGTCCGCGACGGCGCACTGCCCGCGGTGATCGCCGTGATGGTGCACACCGACATGCCGGACTATCCGCAGGTGCTGCGCGAGGCCGCCCGGGTGCTGGCCCCGGGCGGCGTGTTCGTGCACGTCGGCGTGCACCCCTGCTTCTGCGGCGGGTTCGCCGACCGGGCCGACCCGGACGCCGTGGTCATCCGGCGCGGCTATCTGGATGCGCACTGGACCACGCAGTCGTGGACGGCCAACGGTGTCCGCGACAAGGTGGGTGCCAGCCACTGGCCGCTGCCCGAACTGCTGGGCGCCGTGCTGGACGCCGGGCTGACGCTTCAGCGCCTCGTCGAGGGCGGCACCCCCACCCCGACCGTGCTCGCCCTGCGCGCCCGCAAGCCGACCTGA